A region of the Dyadobacter sp. CECT 9275 genome:
GGGTTTTATAACGACAAATTATACAAAAGCGATACCTATACCTGGACAGGTCGGGTGGCATCACGTATGTCGATTGCCAAACTGATGGATTTTCAGGCTTCCGTAAACTACCGAGCACCGCGCAAAACCACACAGGGACGCGACCTGGCCACCTACGCCATTGACCTGGGATTATCGAAAGATGTTCTACAGGGCAAAGCTACCGTTACCCTGAGCGTCCGTGATCTGCTCAATACGCAGAAAAGACGCAGCGTAGTCGAGTCTGCCGGGTACTATTCCAGATCCGACTTCCTGTGGCGTTCACGTCAGTTTCTGGTCACGTTCGCCTATCGGCTCAACAGATCCAAAGAGAAGGCCAAAAGTGATTCCCGTAGCGACTTCGGTGAAGAAGAATGATATTGTAACTCCGAAACTGGTATCTTTGCTGCTCAACTAAAATTAAAGCAGGGATGCTCTTTATTGGAAAATACAATTACCTCACGATACAACGTGTCACCAGTGTCGGATTATTTTTAAGTGATGTGGAAGGCGAAGAGGTACTGTTGCCGAACCAGTATTTGACCGACGACATGAAACTGGATGATACGATAAGGGTATTTGTTTACAATGATTCGGAGGATCGCCCTGTTGCTACCACCCAAACACCTAAAATTGTCCGGAATGAGTTTGCATTCCTGGAGGTAACGGATGTATCCGAACACGGAGCTTTTCTGGACTGGGGATTATTAAAGGACCTCTTTGTTCCTTTCCGTGAACAAAGTACACCCATGCAGGTGGGAGAATGGCACGTGGTGTTTCTCTACCTCGACCAGAAATCTTCCAGGCTCATCGCTTCTACTAAAATTGATCGCTTCCTTGAAAATGACCGCCTGACGGTGAAAGAAGGAGATGAAGTGGATGCGCTGATCTGGCAAAAAACGGATCTTGGATACAACGCCATCATCAACCAATACCATAAGGGACTGATTTATAACAATGAGGTATTTAAAGACCTCAAGATCGGGGATACGGTAAAGGGGTATGTCAAGAAAATAAGAGAAGAAAACAAACTGGATATCAGCCTCCAGAAGCAGGGTTACGTTGCCGTTGAACCCAATGCCCGGAAAATCCTTGACCTCCTGAAAAAGGAAGGCGGATTTCTGAACCTGTCGGACAATAGCTCACCTGATGAAATTTATGCGCGCCTTGAAATGAGTAAAAAGCTATTTAAAAAAGCCATCGGCGGGTTGTATAAACAGGGACAGATCATGATTTCTGATAAGGGGATTCGTCTGGTTAACGAAGACTGATACGGTTTAAGATCTCCACAAAAAAGCGGACTGTTTCTTCCTTGAAGACCAACAGCCCGCTTTTTATCATTCAGAACTATTATTTTGCCTGGTATTTTTCCTTATATTTCTGATACAGGCGTTTTTGTTTGTCATCCAGGTTTACCTTACCTCCTTTGATGTAAATCATTTTAACGTTGTTTCCTCGCATATCCAGGATATCTCCTTCGGATACTATAAGCGAAGCATGTTTTCCCTTTTCCAATGTTCCAACGAGGCGGTCGGCTCCGAGGATTTCGGCAGCATTTTTGGTTACGAATTGCAGTGCCTCTTCTGGTGTTACCTCGCTGAATCCAGATGAAGTTCCGGCCATAAAAGCAAGATTTCGGGTACGCCACCATTCGTCCGCATAGGCAATAGCCACCTTAACGCCGGCCTTATGTAATATCCCTGGAAGTTCGTAAGGCAGGTAAACATTCTCGTCCGGCGATCCCGGCAAACGGTGCGTTGGATTGAGAATGACCGGTATCTTATTGTCTTTCAAAAATCCTGTAACCTTAAAGGCTTCATTTCCTCCTACAATAACCACCTTTTTAATACCAAATTCTTTGGCCAGACCGATTGATTCTATGATATCCTTTGCATATCCGGCACGGATATACAAGTTGCCAGTTCCGTTTAATATTCCCTTCATGGCCTCCATCCTCACATTAACGGTTTTGGGGTTCTCTGTTTCGGCATAAGCCCTGGCATCGCGAAAAGTCTGCCTGAGCTCGTCAATCACAGCCTGCCTCTTTTCATTTCTTTTGATAGAAAATGAAAAATCCTCGGCATTAAAAGTATTGGCCAGAAACGGCGGCCAGTTGATCCAGACGCCATCATCCTTTTTGAGCACAGCATCTTCCCAATTCCATCCGTCCGTATAAAATGCGGAAGAAGTACCTGAAATGATCCCCCCTTGCGGGACGGCCTGTGAAACCACTATCCCGTTAGCCCGAAGCGTTGGAATTACCTCGGAATCGGTATCATAAGCCACCAGGGACCGAATATGCGGGTTAATTTCCCCCACTTCGCTGAAATCCAGTGTAGCCCGCACCGAAGCAACCTCCTGCAACCCGACTGTGGTATTAAGAGAAATAATGCCTGGAAAAATGTGCATGCCTTTTACCTCTATCACCTCCGTACCGGCTAGCTTTACATCAGCAGTGGCTCCCACAGCAGTAATAATCCCATTGTCAAAACTGATGGCGCCGTTGCTAATGACCTGTCCGTTACCTACATGTATAGTTGCGCCCATCAGGGTAATGGGCCTTACCTGTGCCCGGGCAGGAGCAGGGTTTTGCGCTTGTATGGAAGATGATGCCAACAAGGTCATCAGCAGGCTGCCATATATGTTTTTGGAAAATATGTAAGTTATGTTTTTCATTTTGATTAGTTTAAAACAGAGAAAATCGCTCAATACCCTCATTCACCCTCCGCATGCGCTGAGTGAACACCTACAATATCCTCGCAATGCCACATTTTAGGCTGACTTGTCTGAGGCTTTTGCGTTGGTTTCCCGTCCGCCTTTTCTCCCAGCATTTTCTGGACAATCCTCTCCTTTTCCCTGGCGATAGCTACCTGTTTGGCCTGATCAAGTTTGCGGTCAAAATAGATAGCCCCTTCCACCATCGTAAAGTCAGGACGGGCATATATGGAAAGCGGGTGTGCATTCCATAGTACCAGGTCCGCATCTTTTCCTTCTTTCACACTTCCCATCCGGTTGTCAATGTGAAGCAGTTTTGCAGGATTAAGCGTTACCATTTTCCAGGCCTCCTGTTCGGGAACACCCCCGTAGGTCACCGTTTTAGCCGCTTCCTGATTGAGCCTCCTGGCCATTTCGGCGTCGTCAGAGTTTATCGCCACGGTAATTCCCTCGTGGTACATCAAGGCCGCATTGTAGGGAATTGCTTCCTTTACTTCCATTTTATAAGCCCACCAATCCGCAAAAGTGGAACCGCCTATCCCGCGTTTGGCCATTTTATCGGCCATCTTATATCCTTCCAGAATATGGGTAAACGTGTTGACTTTAAATTTGAGAGAATCGGCCACATGCATTAGCATATTTATTTCCGACTGCACATAGGAATGGCAGGTTATATTCCTTTCGCCTGCAAGAATTTCGGAAAGAGCTTCCAGTTCCAGATCACGGCGTGGAATCCTGGCTCCATTTTTCCTGCCAGGACCGTTGTAGTTTTTCCAGCTTTGTGCATACTCTTTTGCTCTCAGGAAATGATCAAAGTATACCTGCTCAACGCCCATCCGCGTCTGCGGAAAACGGATACGGGCTAAATCACCCCAATTGGATTGTTTAACATTTTCACCTAATGCAAATTTTATTGTTTTCACGTCGGGCACCAAAAGGTCGGAAATCCCCCCACCCCATTTTAGTTTGATAAGCGCACTTTGCCCGCCGATGGCATTGGCAGAACCGTGTAGCAGATGTGAAGCGGTTACCCCACCGGCCAACTGACGGTAAATGTTAACATCGTCAGGATTGATCACATCACTCATTCTTACCTCCGCTGAGCTCGTCTGCCCGCCTTCGTTGACAGCAAACAAGGCTATATGGGAATGTTCGTCTATGATACCGCTCGTGAGGTGTTTACCGGTGCCGTCTATGGTTCGTCCGCCTGCCGGTAGCTGCAGGCCCTTTCCTACTTTTGATATTTTCCCTTTTTGAACCAGTACATCAGCATTTTGCAGGATACCTTCCCGCTCATTCGTCCACACTGTCGCGTTTTTCACCAGAATGGTTTCGGCCACTGGCAATTGTTCGTTTCCGAAACCCGTAAAGGGGTATACGATACTACCGGTTTCCCTAGACATTTTTGTGATGGTATCTTTACGGGTGGTGGCCTGGTACTGATCAGTCAGGGTGGCTGTCCAGGAAACCGCCGTGCCATCAGGTAGGATACCTTCTCCTGCCAGTCCGGCTGGAGTTGTCCAACCGGTAAGTCGGGTTGTTTCATTCGTTTTCTTATTCGCCCGATAAGTCAGCGTTATAAGATTGTTGGCCAGAATGGCTTTGGGTGTAATTTTTAGCGTATCAAGAATAATTTTGTATTCCGGTTTTTCAACATTTCCTGTCACTTCAAGTCTTCCTCCCGCCTGCCCGTTGACTGTCAGCGAATAAGTCCCGCGAATATCCGGCGCATCCAGCTGTACGTTTATAAACTTTTTCCCCTGCACCCAGTTTTCATAGATGATATTATCTGCACTGAACAGATCTGTTGAGGTGATCAGAAAATTAGCGACATAACCCGCTTTCAGGCTCCCGAGCTGATGATCGGCTTTGATGAGCCGGGCAGGTATGGTTGTCAGCGCCTCCAGTGCCTTTTCTTTGGATAAGCCGTAGTCAATGGCTACACGGAGATTCTTCCAGAAATCAGCGGTGTTCTTCAGAAGAGCTGTTGTGATGGCAAAGGGAATATCAGCTCCGGCAATTTTTGCTATATTCCCGGGAGCGAGCTCCCAGTGTTTCAGTTGCGCAACCGTCACCACATCGGCGTCCCAGGGGTCTGTTACGTCATACGCATCGGGAAAATTAACCGGTACTATCAGAGAAGCCCGGGTGGCCTTTATCTCAGCCAGCCGCTGATATTCATCTCCACCTCCGCGAATAATGTATTGAACGCCCATTTCATCTCCAATTTTATCTGCTCTTAACAAACTGAATTTATCCTGGGTCTCAAAAAATGCAGGTAAGGTCCTGATCTGGTTAAATGCTTCCAGTGAAAGATTCATTTCGCCCGTTTTATCCGTTTTGGAATACCAGTCCGCGTCGTAGTAGGTCTGACGCAGAAGAGCTGCCACGCCCATGACAGACAATGGGTATGTTTGTGTGGAAGTACCTTTACTGAATGAAAAATGTGAGGATGCTCTCCCGTTGATCAGCGCTTTATTGGCCGGTTCGTCGGTGAGTGATACCAGCGCTCCGTTACCCCGCACGATCCCATCATGGGCATGAACCAACACTGCACCAAATCCTAATTTGCGGAGGCTTTCGCCTTTTTTGGGATCGGGACTAAATAATTTACTGGCATCCGTTTCAGGTTGTATGGCCTGGTTCCAGCCAAATGCGCCCTTTTTACCAGATTCCAGCTGTGGAGCCTGCCTCCCGGTTGCCCGGTTGTCTCTCTTTACCTCGGGCAAGCCATAATCTGAATCCAGGTCAATGAGCGACGGGTATATATATTTTCCTTTGAGATCTGTTACAACGGTACCGGCGGGAATTTTCACCTGCTTCCCCACTTCCAGGATAATGCCATTTTCAATAAGCAGAGTTCCGTTACTAATGGTTGTTTTCGGGTCCGTTATGATGCTGGCATTGATGAAAGCATAACGTCCGGGCCGCTCGTCGTAAGCTCCGTTTCTGGGAAATGTTTCTTGCCCGTAGCACAGGCTGCCCAGCATTATACCAGCGACTAACGTTGATAATTGTTTGTACATGTGTTTTTGTTAATTTGACCAGATAGCAAATTACAATATAATGGAATTTGACCAAAAACTTGCCTGATACAGATTTCAAGAGTAGTATCCGGCAATTTTTACCGTGGATTTTTATATTGGAATGATTTTTCACATCTTGTCTGACTTATTCACTATGACGCAGTTCAATCATGACGCTTGATGAATTCACAGCATCGTTAGACAATTCCCGTCCTCCAAAGGATATCCCTGTTTTGCTTGAAGCACTTTGGTATGATGGAAAGGGGGACTGGGAGGCGGCGCACAACATTGCTCAAAGTAAGGAAGGTACCCGTTCTTACGACAGATTACATGCCTATTTGCACCGGGTGGAAGGAGATACCTGGAATGCCGGATACTGGTATCGCCGGGCCGGTGCCGATGTTTTCAAAGGGTCATTAAAGGAAGAATGGCTGGTACTGGTGAAGGAATTTCTCTAAAATCATATTAGGCTTTTACCTTATATTTTCAAACTATAAGGCATTTAACTTATATTGACAAATTATAAGGTTTTTACCTTATACTAATGTATTATAAGGCATTTGCCTTATATTTGACAATTATAAGGCAAAAAGCTTATATCATGAAAATTTACTCAGCCGTTATTAATGCGGACATTGTCAATTCAACGTACTTTTCCCCTGAGATTACTTCCAAATGGCTGGAAGGATTGATTACCCTATTAAAAGCAAATCAGGACCTGAAATGGGCATTGCCTCCTGAGATCTACCGTGGTGACAGCTTTCAGGGTGTTTTGGAAAATGCGGGCCAGGCTTTAAAAGCCGCTATTCTTGCACGGGCATACCTCCGTTCAAAAAAATACAATCAAACGGAAACCGATATCAGGGTAGCAATTGGAATAGGCGGAATTGAAAAGCTGACCGACCGCCCCGGTACTTCCGACGGCGAGGCGTTCCGGTTATCCGGGTATCTGGCCGATCGGATCAAACAGCAAAAAGCAAAAATTGGCATTGCACTTCCCAGCCCGTCACAGCCCCTTTCGGCAGTAATGGATGTACTGGAAACGCTGGTGGAAAACTGGACGGCCCCTCAGAGCGAGGTAATCACCGGTTTGCTGAATAATGAAACGGTAAGCCTGATAGCAGAGCGACTAAAAATAAGTCAATCTGCTGTAAGTCAACGAATCAATGCCTCAAAATGGTGGGCAGCGGACCACCTTATCCAAACTTTCCCAGACCACATTCACCTTTATACACACCAGCTATGATCGAATTTTTAGCGCTTATCACCGCACATATACTGGCTGATTTCTATTGGCAGCCGACACGCTGGGTGATGGATAAAAAGGGAAGTACCGCATGGTTCATTGCCGACCAGGTTCTTCACCTGATTTCGATCATCTTCATTTCATTAATACTGACTTCCAAAATTGAAATTGGCATAGATCAGCTCAAAGCATGGTACCAAACACCACGTAACCTGGCGATCATTTCGGGGGTTTTACTTTGTCTTTCACCAGTATCTTTTCTGGTGGGAATGCTCACAAGGCCGTGGCGGGACGAACTTGAAAGGCTAGTACCAAATGCGGACGATAACCTTGCCAACGCCGGGCGCTGGATAGGGATGTCTGAAAGGCTGCTGATTTTTGTATTTGTGCTCATCAACCAGTTTTCCGCCATCGGGTTTCTGATCGCGGCAAAATCACTTTTGAGATATAACGATAAAACAACATCCGGCGACATTCCTCCCGCTTACATCAGCAAAAAATCGGAGTACATACTCGTAGGCACGCTGATGAGTTATACCTGTTCCATCGCCATTGCGCTGATCATAAAAATGGTGAATTAAATTTTGATTAAGGATTTAAACCTTGGGACAGGTCTTTACTCTAACCCGGGAATCTTTAAACAATGAATATCATGAAGAAAGGATTGATCGCCATACTGATGGCCTTTGCAAGTATTACCGCGTTTGCGCAGCGCCAGGACTCCAACATGACCGTGGAGCAAAGAGCAGAAAACCAGACCAAAAGACTTACTGAAAGCCTGCAACTTACCGCCGATCAGCAAAAGCAGGTTTATGCGCTGAACCTGGATCGTGCCAAGAAAATGGAAGAAATGAGAAACTCGCAAACGCAGGATCGTGAGGCTATGCGCGCATCCATGCAGACATTTAATACGGAGCTTGGCAAAGTGTTAACACCTGAACAACAGGAAAAGTACAAAGCTTTGCAGGAAGAAAGAAGGAACAGAGGCGGTGGCGGCCGTGGAAATTAAGTTGAGAGTTCACAATTGTGATTTGTGATTGGCTATCTGGCTGATTGGACATATCGGCGTATAACAAAACAATTATGAATTGGGGAATTCACCCACGCGCATGAAAGTCGTTTAAATAGAGACCAACCTATCAAACGACATGGCAGTAGTAGAATTCCCCCAGCTCATAGCCCGAGGTTGTGGCCTGGACGTACACAAAGATACAGTAGTTGCTTCGATCAAAGGAACTGGAATCAAGGAAGAAACCCGGACCTTCGCCACGTTCACCAAAGATCTGGAAGAGTTGTTGCAATGGCTTGAGGACCACCAGATTACCCATATTGCTATGGAGAGTACCGGCGTTTACTGGCGGCCTGTATATTATGTTTTGGAAGGCAGCTTTGAGATTATTTTGGTTAATGCCCGTCATATCAAGAATGTTCCCGGCCATAAAACCGATAAAAAGGATTCTGAATGGATCGCTAAACTACTTTTGAGTGGTCTTCTCCGGCATAGTTTTGTCCCCGAAAGCTGGGTGCGAGAGCTAAGAACATTGCTGCGACACCGTAAAAAGCTGGTCAATGAGCGCAGCAGGGAAAAGAATCGCTTACAAAATATCTTAGAGGATGCCAACATTAAGCTCGGCAGCGTGGTCAGCGATGTGTTTTCCAAAACCGGGCAGGGGATTATAGATTTGTTATTGGCCGGTGTTACCGATCCTGTTGTGTTATCAAACCAGGCCAAAGGTTCGCTGGTGAACAAAAAGCAAGCTTTGCAGCAAGCACTTTACGGCCGCTTCTGTGAACGCCACCGTTTTATGTTGAGCTTGATTATCCAGACGATGCATGCCTTAGACGAGCTCATCAGCCAGCTTGACCAGCAGATAGAACTTTGCCTGGCCGATAAGCAGGCCGAGCTCGCATTGCTACAAACCATCCCGGGTGTGTCAAGGCAATCAGCTATTGGTATCGTATCAGAAATCGGTCTGGATATGTCCCAGTTTCTCTCTGACAAACACCTGGCTTCCTGGGCCGGGGTCTGCCCGGGAAATAACGAGAGTGCGGGTAAAGTAAGGTCAGCAAGGATAACCCACGGAAATACCTATTTGAAAACCACATTGATCGAAGCTTCCTGGGCTGCCAGCCATACCCTGAACACTTTCTTGTCATTCAAGTACCACAAACTGGCGCAGAGGCGAGGAAAGAAAAAGGCGGCAATGGCTATCGCCCATCAGATACTAACAGCTGCATACCATATCCTTCGGGATAAACTACCTTACAAGGAACCAACCCTGAAAGCTGAAATCCTGATCGAAAGAAGGAAAGCTGAAATCCAACGGTTGGAAAACCGGGTGAGAAAGTTGAAAATATTAGCGTCCCAATAGAAAGGTCGAGGCTTTTTTTGGTGGACTATACCCCGTTAACAAAACTGATAACAGACGCTAAGCACCCACAGCTGTTGCCATTGAGCACGTAGAAAAAATTTTCCTCTAAGAGGAAAATCGCTTAGATCGATCTGCGATCTTGGGATTGCTGTGGGTATTCGGGTTCAGAAGAGACTTTCAGAAAAAAAAGAGACACTTCCATGTCTCTTTTTTGCATTCTAATAAGGTACTTCCGTCTTAAATTCCGATGTGAAGTGGAAATGAATAGCGGGATTATTTTCCCTGTTCATCCGGATCATCCATTCGGATTCCGCCAGGAAAACAGGATTTTTGTCTTTATCATACGCGATCTGATTACCTTTCAGCCTGACAAACTGGTCCATTGCCGGTTTCTCATCGGCAGTAAGCCAGCAGGCACGGGAAATGTTCATGGGTACCCAACGGCATTTTGCACCATATTCATGCTCGAGGCGGTATTGAATGACGTCAAACTGAAGCTCTCCCACGGTGCCCACGATTTTCCTGTTTCCC
Encoded here:
- a CDS encoding CvfB family protein yields the protein MLFIGKYNYLTIQRVTSVGLFLSDVEGEEVLLPNQYLTDDMKLDDTIRVFVYNDSEDRPVATTQTPKIVRNEFAFLEVTDVSEHGAFLDWGLLKDLFVPFREQSTPMQVGEWHVVFLYLDQKSSRLIASTKIDRFLENDRLTVKEGDEVDALIWQKTDLGYNAIINQYHKGLIYNNEVFKDLKIGDTVKGYVKKIREENKLDISLQKQGYVAVEPNARKILDLLKKEGGFLNLSDNSSPDEIYARLEMSKKLFKKAIGGLYKQGQIMISDKGIRLVNED
- a CDS encoding amidohydrolase family protein — encoded protein: MKNITYIFSKNIYGSLLMTLLASSSIQAQNPAPARAQVRPITLMGATIHVGNGQVISNGAISFDNGIITAVGATADVKLAGTEVIEVKGMHIFPGIISLNTTVGLQEVASVRATLDFSEVGEINPHIRSLVAYDTDSEVIPTLRANGIVVSQAVPQGGIISGTSSAFYTDGWNWEDAVLKKDDGVWINWPPFLANTFNAEDFSFSIKRNEKRQAVIDELRQTFRDARAYAETENPKTVNVRMEAMKGILNGTGNLYIRAGYAKDIIESIGLAKEFGIKKVVIVGGNEAFKVTGFLKDNKIPVILNPTHRLPGSPDENVYLPYELPGILHKAGVKVAIAYADEWWRTRNLAFMAGTSSGFSEVTPEEALQFVTKNAAEILGADRLVGTLEKGKHASLIVSEGDILDMRGNNVKMIYIKGGKVNLDDKQKRLYQKYKEKYQAK
- a CDS encoding amidohydrolase family protein; this translates as MYKQLSTLVAGIMLGSLCYGQETFPRNGAYDERPGRYAFINASIITDPKTTISNGTLLIENGIILEVGKQVKIPAGTVVTDLKGKYIYPSLIDLDSDYGLPEVKRDNRATGRQAPQLESGKKGAFGWNQAIQPETDASKLFSPDPKKGESLRKLGFGAVLVHAHDGIVRGNGALVSLTDEPANKALINGRASSHFSFSKGTSTQTYPLSVMGVAALLRQTYYDADWYSKTDKTGEMNLSLEAFNQIRTLPAFFETQDKFSLLRADKIGDEMGVQYIIRGGGDEYQRLAEIKATRASLIVPVNFPDAYDVTDPWDADVVTVAQLKHWELAPGNIAKIAGADIPFAITTALLKNTADFWKNLRVAIDYGLSKEKALEALTTIPARLIKADHQLGSLKAGYVANFLITSTDLFSADNIIYENWVQGKKFINVQLDAPDIRGTYSLTVNGQAGGRLEVTGNVEKPEYKIILDTLKITPKAILANNLITLTYRANKKTNETTRLTGWTTPAGLAGEGILPDGTAVSWTATLTDQYQATTRKDTITKMSRETGSIVYPFTGFGNEQLPVAETILVKNATVWTNEREGILQNADVLVQKGKISKVGKGLQLPAGGRTIDGTGKHLTSGIIDEHSHIALFAVNEGGQTSSAEVRMSDVINPDDVNIYRQLAGGVTASHLLHGSANAIGGQSALIKLKWGGGISDLLVPDVKTIKFALGENVKQSNWGDLARIRFPQTRMGVEQVYFDHFLRAKEYAQSWKNYNGPGRKNGARIPRRDLELEALSEILAGERNITCHSYVQSEINMLMHVADSLKFKVNTFTHILEGYKMADKMAKRGIGGSTFADWWAYKMEVKEAIPYNAALMYHEGITVAINSDDAEMARRLNQEAAKTVTYGGVPEQEAWKMVTLNPAKLLHIDNRMGSVKEGKDADLVLWNAHPLSIYARPDFTMVEGAIYFDRKLDQAKQVAIAREKERIVQKMLGEKADGKPTQKPQTSQPKMWHCEDIVGVHSAHAEGE
- a CDS encoding SatD family protein; protein product: MKIYSAVINADIVNSTYFSPEITSKWLEGLITLLKANQDLKWALPPEIYRGDSFQGVLENAGQALKAAILARAYLRSKKYNQTETDIRVAIGIGGIEKLTDRPGTSDGEAFRLSGYLADRIKQQKAKIGIALPSPSQPLSAVMDVLETLVENWTAPQSEVITGLLNNETVSLIAERLKISQSAVSQRINASKWWAADHLIQTFPDHIHLYTHQL
- a CDS encoding DUF3307 domain-containing protein — translated: MIEFLALITAHILADFYWQPTRWVMDKKGSTAWFIADQVLHLISIIFISLILTSKIEIGIDQLKAWYQTPRNLAIISGVLLCLSPVSFLVGMLTRPWRDELERLVPNADDNLANAGRWIGMSERLLIFVFVLINQFSAIGFLIAAKSLLRYNDKTTSGDIPPAYISKKSEYILVGTLMSYTCSIAIALIIKMVN
- a CDS encoding IS110 family RNA-guided transposase, whose product is MAVVEFPQLIARGCGLDVHKDTVVASIKGTGIKEETRTFATFTKDLEELLQWLEDHQITHIAMESTGVYWRPVYYVLEGSFEIILVNARHIKNVPGHKTDKKDSEWIAKLLLSGLLRHSFVPESWVRELRTLLRHRKKLVNERSREKNRLQNILEDANIKLGSVVSDVFSKTGQGIIDLLLAGVTDPVVLSNQAKGSLVNKKQALQQALYGRFCERHRFMLSLIIQTMHALDELISQLDQQIELCLADKQAELALLQTIPGVSRQSAIGIVSEIGLDMSQFLSDKHLASWAGVCPGNNESAGKVRSARITHGNTYLKTTLIEASWAASHTLNTFLSFKYHKLAQRRGKKKAAMAIAHQILTAAYHILRDKLPYKEPTLKAEILIERRKAEIQRLENRVRKLKILASQ